A part of Salvelinus sp. IW2-2015 linkage group LG16, ASM291031v2, whole genome shotgun sequence genomic DNA contains:
- the tbl1xr1a gene encoding F-box-like/WD repeat-containing protein TBL1XR1a isoform X2 — translation MSISSDEVNFLVYRYLQESGFSHSAFTFGIESHISQSNINGALVPPAALISIIQKGLQYVEAEVSINEDGTLFDGRPIESLSLIDAVMPDVVQTRQQAYRDKLAQQQAAQAPPANATNMTANAKNGENTANGEENGAHALANNHADLMEVDGDMEIPQNKAMVLRGHESEVFICAWNPVSDLLASGSGDSTARIWNLSENSTSSSTQLVLRHCIREGGQDVPSNKDVTSLDWNSEGTLLATGSYDGFARIWTKDGNLASTLGQHKGPIFALKWNKKGNFILSAGVDKTTIIWDAHTGEAKQQFPFHSAPALDVDWQSNNTFASCSTDMCIHVCKLGQDRPIKTFQGHTNEVNAIKWDPTGNLLASCSDDMTLKIWSMKQDTCVHDLQAHSKEIYTIKWSPTGPGTNNPNANLMLASASFDSTVRLWDVDRGICIHTLTKHQEPVYSVAFSPDGRHLASGSFDKCVHIWNTQTGALVHSYRGTGGIFEVCWNAAGDKVGASASDGSVCVLDLRK, via the exons ATGAGCATAAGCAGTGATGAGGTCAACTTCCTGGTGTACAGATACCTACAGGAGTCAG GGTTTTCCCACTCAGCCTTCACGTTTGGCATAGAGAGCCACATCAGTCAGTCTAACATCAATGGAGCCCTGGTGCCCCCTGCTGCCCTCATCTCCATCATACAGAAGGGCCTGCAGTACGTGGAGGCTGAAGTCAGCATTAATGAG GACGGTACACTGTTTGACGGGCGGCCGATTGAGTCCCTGTCGCTCATCGACGCGGTAATGCCGGACGTGGTGCAGACGCGGCAGCAGGCCTACCGAGACAAGCTGGCCCAGCAGCAGGCGGCCCAGGCCCCCCCAGCCAATGCCACCAACATGACAGCCAACGCCAAGAACGGAGAGAACACGGCCAATGGCGAGGAGAACGGAGCGCACGCCTTAGCTA ACAACCATGCAGACTTGATGGAGGTAGACGGCGATATGGAGATTCCCCAGAACAAAGCCATGGTGCTCCGAGGCCACGAGTCAGAGGTGTTCATCTGCGCTTGGAACCCTGTCTCCGACCTGCTCGCCTCAgg GTCTGGGGACTCAACGGCGCGGATCTGGAACCTGAGTGAGAACAGCACCAGCAGCTCCACGCAGCTTGTTCTGAGGCACTGCATACGGGAGGGAGGCCAGGATGTCCCCAGCAACAAAGACGTCACATCATTAGACTGGAAT AGTGAGGGTACTTTACTAGCAACCGGCTCATATGATGGATTTGCCAGGATCTGGACAAAGGATG GTAATCTTGCCAGTACCCTGGGTCAACACAAAGGTCCCATTTTTGCATTGAAATGGAACAAGAAAGGAAACTTCATTCTTAGTGCCGGAGTAGATAAG ACTACAATCATATGGGATGCTCACACAGGAGAAGCCAAGCAGCAGTTCCCGTTCCATTCAG CGCCTGCTCTGGATGTGGACTGGCAGAGCAACAACACGTTTGCCTCCTGCAGTACAGACATGTGCATCCATGTGTGTAAACTTGGCCAGGACAGGCCCATCAAAACATTCCAAGGACACACA AATGAAGTAAATGCAATCAAATGGGATCCAACCGGTAACCTGCTGGCCTCTTGCTCAGACGACATGACGCTGAAG ATCTGGAGTATGAAACAGGATACATGTGTTCATGACCTGCAAGCTCACAGCAAAGAGATCTACACCATCAAATGGAGCCCCACTGGTCCTGGAACCAACAACCCCAATGCCAATCTCATGCTTGCCAG TGCGTCCTTTGATTCGACGGTGCGGCTGTGGGATGTGGACCGAGGCATCTGCATTCACACGCTAACCAAACACCAGGAGCCTGTCTACAGTGTGGCCTTCAGCCCAGACGGCAGGCATCTGGCCAGCGGCTCCTTCGACAAGTGTGTTCACATCTGGAACACGCAG ACTGGTGCTTTAGTCCATAGTTACAGGGGGACAGGAGGAATCTTTGAAGTTTGCTGGAATGCAGCAGGTGACAAAGTGGGAGCAAGTGCATCAGATGGATCT GTTTGTGTATTAGATCTGCGGAAGTAA
- the tbl1xr1a gene encoding F-box-like/WD repeat-containing protein TBL1XR1a isoform X1, whose translation MSISSDEVNFLVYRYLQESGFSHSAFTFGIESHISQSNINGALVPPAALISIIQKGLQYVEAEVSINEDGTLFDGRPIESLSLIDAVMPDVVQTRQQAYRDKLAQQQAAQAPPANATNMTANAKNGENTANGEENGAHALANHAHADEVLSVCHTDNHADLMEVDGDMEIPQNKAMVLRGHESEVFICAWNPVSDLLASGSGDSTARIWNLSENSTSSSTQLVLRHCIREGGQDVPSNKDVTSLDWNSEGTLLATGSYDGFARIWTKDGNLASTLGQHKGPIFALKWNKKGNFILSAGVDKTTIIWDAHTGEAKQQFPFHSAPALDVDWQSNNTFASCSTDMCIHVCKLGQDRPIKTFQGHTNEVNAIKWDPTGNLLASCSDDMTLKIWSMKQDTCVHDLQAHSKEIYTIKWSPTGPGTNNPNANLMLASASFDSTVRLWDVDRGICIHTLTKHQEPVYSVAFSPDGRHLASGSFDKCVHIWNTQTGALVHSYRGTGGIFEVCWNAAGDKVGASASDGSVCVLDLRK comes from the exons ATGAGCATAAGCAGTGATGAGGTCAACTTCCTGGTGTACAGATACCTACAGGAGTCAG GGTTTTCCCACTCAGCCTTCACGTTTGGCATAGAGAGCCACATCAGTCAGTCTAACATCAATGGAGCCCTGGTGCCCCCTGCTGCCCTCATCTCCATCATACAGAAGGGCCTGCAGTACGTGGAGGCTGAAGTCAGCATTAATGAG GACGGTACACTGTTTGACGGGCGGCCGATTGAGTCCCTGTCGCTCATCGACGCGGTAATGCCGGACGTGGTGCAGACGCGGCAGCAGGCCTACCGAGACAAGCTGGCCCAGCAGCAGGCGGCCCAGGCCCCCCCAGCCAATGCCACCAACATGACAGCCAACGCCAAGAACGGAGAGAACACGGCCAATGGCGAGGAGAACGGAGCGCACGCCTTAGCTA ATCATGCACATGCTGATGAGGTGCTCTCTGTGTGCCATACAGACAACCATGCAGACTTGATGGAGGTAGACGGCGATATGGAGATTCCCCAGAACAAAGCCATGGTGCTCCGAGGCCACGAGTCAGAGGTGTTCATCTGCGCTTGGAACCCTGTCTCCGACCTGCTCGCCTCAgg GTCTGGGGACTCAACGGCGCGGATCTGGAACCTGAGTGAGAACAGCACCAGCAGCTCCACGCAGCTTGTTCTGAGGCACTGCATACGGGAGGGAGGCCAGGATGTCCCCAGCAACAAAGACGTCACATCATTAGACTGGAAT AGTGAGGGTACTTTACTAGCAACCGGCTCATATGATGGATTTGCCAGGATCTGGACAAAGGATG GTAATCTTGCCAGTACCCTGGGTCAACACAAAGGTCCCATTTTTGCATTGAAATGGAACAAGAAAGGAAACTTCATTCTTAGTGCCGGAGTAGATAAG ACTACAATCATATGGGATGCTCACACAGGAGAAGCCAAGCAGCAGTTCCCGTTCCATTCAG CGCCTGCTCTGGATGTGGACTGGCAGAGCAACAACACGTTTGCCTCCTGCAGTACAGACATGTGCATCCATGTGTGTAAACTTGGCCAGGACAGGCCCATCAAAACATTCCAAGGACACACA AATGAAGTAAATGCAATCAAATGGGATCCAACCGGTAACCTGCTGGCCTCTTGCTCAGACGACATGACGCTGAAG ATCTGGAGTATGAAACAGGATACATGTGTTCATGACCTGCAAGCTCACAGCAAAGAGATCTACACCATCAAATGGAGCCCCACTGGTCCTGGAACCAACAACCCCAATGCCAATCTCATGCTTGCCAG TGCGTCCTTTGATTCGACGGTGCGGCTGTGGGATGTGGACCGAGGCATCTGCATTCACACGCTAACCAAACACCAGGAGCCTGTCTACAGTGTGGCCTTCAGCCCAGACGGCAGGCATCTGGCCAGCGGCTCCTTCGACAAGTGTGTTCACATCTGGAACACGCAG ACTGGTGCTTTAGTCCATAGTTACAGGGGGACAGGAGGAATCTTTGAAGTTTGCTGGAATGCAGCAGGTGACAAAGTGGGAGCAAGTGCATCAGATGGATCT GTTTGTGTATTAGATCTGCGGAAGTAA